A DNA window from Corvus moneduloides isolate bCorMon1 chromosome 22, bCorMon1.pri, whole genome shotgun sequence contains the following coding sequences:
- the HSPB7 gene encoding heat shock protein beta-7 codes for MELFGSFVRPHGETLGFPARPGNTGVVKTLGNTYQFTVDVSDFAPEDIIVTTSNNQIEVHAEKRATDGTVMNTFTHKCQLPEDVDPTSVSSSLGDNGMLTIRAQRRPAKHSEHVQQTFRTEIKI; via the exons ATGGAGCTTTTCGGGAGCTTTGTCCGGCCCCACGGGGAGACCTTGGGGTTCCCAG CTCGCCCCGGTAACACGGGCGTGGTGAAGACCCTGGGGAACACCTATCAGTTCACGGTGGACGTCAGCGACTTCGCGCCCGAGGACATCATCGTCACCACCTCCAACAACCAGATCGAGGTGCACGCCGAGAAG aggGCCACGGACGGCACCGTCATGAACACCTTCACCCACAAGTGCCAGCTGCCTGAAGACGTGGACCCCACGTCCGTGTCGTCCTCGCTGGGGGACAACGGGATGTTGACCATCCGGGCTCAGCGCCGGCCGGCCAAGCACTCCGAGCACGTCCAGCAAACCTTCCGGACTGAGATCAAGATCTGA
- the CLCNKA gene encoding LOW QUALITY PROTEIN: chloride channel protein ClC-Ka (The sequence of the model RefSeq protein was modified relative to this genomic sequence to represent the inferred CDS: inserted 1 base in 1 codon) produces the protein MERALPGGARGEKEEKEEERVLVSEHSWRPCPTARRRLRGCLEWVKRQLFRVGEDWYFLFIXGVLMATISFTMDIIVARLYAAHTWLYREIGDIGVLKYLSWTLYPTALAAFSTGFSQSITPHSGGSGIPELKTILMGVVLEDYLAIQNFGAKVVGLTCTLVCGSTLFLGKVGPYVHLSAMAAAYLGKMRTTVTREYENKFKQHEMLVAAQAVGVATVFGAPISGVLFSIEVMSSHFAVRDYWRGFFAATCGAFMFRLLAVFNSEQETIAAVFKSDLQIDFPFDLLETFFFVILGTICGIVACAYLFCQRWMMVAVKKNWLTAKLLATDKPVYTVLVVLLLASITFPPGLGQFMASRLTMKEYLTSLFDNRTWGALAPNASGMAKPGGLWQEWDHPSATIYGTLTFFLLMKFWMLILATTLPLPAGYFMPIFILGAAIGRLMGEVVALLFPRGLHSEGPPRPIIPAGYALAGAAAFAGSVTHAVSTALLVCEATGHLGHVLPTVLAVLVANAISQKNQPSFYDAGIIVKKLPYLPPIRSRHIASYRVAVEEFMERQVVALAKGDGFQEVLVALDASADTEYPVVESTGSPTLVGTVSRSQLVTFLQSHEHPQAPQGDKLATVGTLGDDCAIEPIMLQFSPWTSLHQAYHLFQLLKLQRVFVTRSGELVGAVSRAELRRAIEELANPK, from the exons ATGGAGCGAGCCCTCCccgggggggcgcggggggagaaggaagagaaggaggaggagagggtgCTGGTGTCGGAGCACAGCTGGAGACCCTGCCCCACCGCCCGGAGAAGGCTCCGAG GGTGCTTGGAGTGGGTGAAGCGGCAGCTTTTCCGCGTCGGGGAGGATTGGTACTTCCTCTTCA CTGGGGTCCTCATGGCCACCATCAGCTTCACCATGGACATCATCGTCGCCAGGCTCTACGCAG CCCACACGTGGCTGTACCGAGAGATTGGGGACATCGGGGTGCTCAAGTACCTCTCGTGGACCCTGTACCCCACGGCACTGGCCGCCTTCTCCACCGGCTTCTCCCAGAGCATCACCCCGCACTCCGGAG gctCCGGCATCCCAGAGCTGAAGACCATCCTGATGGGCGTGGTGCTGGAGGACTACCTGGCCATCCAGAACTTCGGAGCCAAGGTGGTGGGGCTGACCTGCACCCTGGTGTGCGGCAGCACCCTTTTCCTTGGGAAAGTG GGTCCCTATGTCCACCTCTCCGCCATGGCCGCAGCATATCTGGGGAAGATGAGGACCACGGTCACGAGGGAGTATGAG AACAAGTTCAAGCAGCATGAGATGCTGGTGGCAGCACAAGCCGTCGGGGTGGCCACAGTCTTCGGGGCACCCATCAGCG GGGTGCTTTTCAGCATCGAGGTGATGTCCTCCCACTTTGCCGTGCGGGATTACTGGCGCGGCTTTTTCGCCGCCACCTGCGGCGCCTTCATGTTTCGGCTCCTGGCCGTGTTCAACAGCGAGCAAG aAACCATTGCCGCTGTTTTTAAGAGTGACCTCCAGATTGATTTTCCCTTCGACCTCCTGGAGacctttttctttgtgattttgGG GACCATCTGCGGGATCGTGGCCTGTGCTTATCTCTTCTGCCAGCGCTGGATGATGGTGGCCGTCAAGAAGAACTGGCTGACGGCCAAGCTCTTGGCCACTGA CAAACCCGTGtacacagtgctggtggtgctgcTCCTCGCCTCCATCACCTTCCCGCCCGGCCTGGGACAGTTCATGGCCTCCAGG CTCACCATGAAGGAATATCTCACCTCCCTCTTCGACAACCGCACGTGGGGCGCACTGGCCCCCAACGCCTCGGGGATGGCCAAGCCTGGGGGGCTCTGGCAGGAGTGGGACCATCCCTCTGCCACCATCTATGGCACCTTGACCTTCTTCCTGCTCATGAAG TTCTGGATGCTGATCCTGGCCAccaccctgcccctgccagccgGGTACTTCATGCCCATCTTC atTTTAGGAGCGGCCATCGGGCGCTTGATGGGGGAGGTGGTGGCCCTGCTCTTCCCACGGGGGCTCCATTCAGAAGGACCCCCACGGCCCATCATTCCTGCTGGCTACGCCCTGGCCG GCGCAGCCGCCTTCGCGGGCTCGGTGACCCACGCGGTGTCCACGGCCCTGCTGGTGTGCGAGGCCACCGGGCACCTGGGCCACGTCCTGCCCACCGTGCTGGCCGTGCTGGTGGCCAACGCCATCAGCCAGAAGAACCAACCGTCCTTCTACGACGCCGGCATCATTGTCAAGAAGCTGCCCTACCTGCCCCCCATCCGCAGCCGGCACATTGC CTCCTACCGAGTGGCGGTGGAGGAGTTCATGGAGCGCCAGGTGGTGGCCTTGGCCAAGGGGGACGGTTtccaggaggtgctggtggcCTTGGACGCCTCTGCTGACACCGAGTACCCCGTGGTGGAGAGCACAG GGTCCCCCACGCTGGTGGGCACCGTCAGCAGGTCCCAGCTGGTCACCTTCCTCCAGAGCCACGAGCACCCTCAGGCCCCCCAAGGGGACAAG CTGGCCACCGTGGGGACGCTCGGGGACGACTGTGCCATCGAGCCCATCATGCTCCAGTTCTCCCCGTGGACCTCCCTGCACcag GCCTATcacctcttccagctgctgaagctgcaGCGAGTCTTTGTCACCCGCTCTGGGGAGCTGGTGGGAGCCGTGAGCAGGGCGgag CTGCGGAGAGCGATCGAGGAACTCGCCAACCCCAAGTGA
- the EPHA2 gene encoding LOW QUALITY PROTEIN: ephrin type-A receptor 2 (The sequence of the model RefSeq protein was modified relative to this genomic sequence to represent the inferred CDS: deleted 2 bases in 1 codon) has protein sequence MNEQERARGPAPHTPRTPRGAAARGARGTPRSRPAMASTPPALTLLLLLLTALSPLAAEEVVLLDFAKAHGELGWLTHPYGKGWDQLQNVLNDSLIYMYSVCNVLEGEQENWLRTNWIYRGVAQRIFIELQFTVRDCNSFPTAGGGSCKETFNLYYAESDVDYGTNFQKRQFRKIDTIAPDEITVQEDFATRNVKLNVEVRSVGPLRRKGFYLAFQDLGACVALLSVRVYYKRCPAVVRGMAQFPETVAGADSQTLAEVRGSCVAEAVAEQAPALHCNADGEWLVPIGECLCRAGFQSLGDSCQACPPGTFKAAVSSGDCQPCPPHTLPAPAAAATCPCEDGFFRAPEDPPEHPCTRPPSPPQAVTAVGLGAAVQLRWAPPADPGGREDVTYSVTCEQCWPESGECRPCDGGVRFSQPPRGLTGMGVTVTDLEPHVNYTFTVEARNGVSPYSQQRSVASATISVNQTEPPRVTSVSLDGRTATSLVLSWTVPLRQQSRVWKYEVTYSKKVDENSYSVLRCEGTSVTLPKLSPGTAYVVRVQALTADGQGAFSPQHEFETLPEGSEATASAAVITGSVAGVVFVVLLLTAILYILRRRRRSRPRQSAEDVYFSKSDQLKPLKTYVDPHTYEDPNQAMLKFTTEIPPSFITRQKVIGAGEFGEVYKGTLKRGRKEVPVAIKTLKVGYTEKQRVDFLSEATIMGQFCHHNIIRLEGVVSKYKPFMIITEYMENGALDKFLREKEGEFGIIQLVGMLRGIAAGMKYLANMNYVHRDLAARNILVNSNLVCKVSDFGLSRVLEDDPEATYTTSGGKIPIRWTAPEAISYRKFTSASDVWSYGIVMWEVMSYGERPYWELSNHEVMKAINEGFRLPAPLDCPSAIYQLMMQCWQQERSRRPKFADIVSILDKLIRAPDSLKALADFDPRVSIRLPSTSGSEGVPFRSVPEWLESIRMPQYTETFMASGYSTIEKVLQMTSEDIKRIGVRLPGHQKRIAYSLLGLQEQAGAGGAPG, from the exons TGGTGCTGCTGGACTTCGCCAAGGCACAcggggagctgggctggctcacCCATCCCTACGGAAAAGGG TGGGACCAGCTGCAGAACGTCCTCAACGACTCCCTGATCTACATGTACTCGGTGTGCAACGTCCTGGAGGGCGAGCAGGAGAACTGGCTCCGCACCAACTGGATCTACCGCGGCGTGGCCCAGCGCATCTTCATCGAGCTGCAGTTCACCGTGCGCGACTGCAACAGCTTCCCCACGGCCGGCGGCGGCTCCTGCAAGGAGACCTTCAACCTCTACTACGCCGAGTCCGACGTGGATTACGGCACCAACTTCCAGAAGCGGCAGTTCAGGAAGATCGACACCATCGCTCCGGACGAGATCACCGTCCAGGAGGACTTCGCCACCCGCAACGTGAAGCTCAACGTGGAGGTGCGGTCGGTGGGGCCGCTCCGGAGGAAGGGTTTCTACCtggccttccaggacctggGTGCCTGCGTGGCGCTGCTCTCCGTGCGCGTCTACTACAAGCGGTGCCCGGCCGTGGTCCGGGGAATGGCGCAGTTCCCGGAGACCGTGGCCGGGGCGGACTCGCAGACCTTGGCCGAGGTGCGGGGCTCGTGCGTGGCCGAGGCGGTGGCGGAGCAGGCGCCGGCCCTGCACTGCAACGCCGACGGCGAGTGGCTCGTGCCCATCGGGGAGTGCCTGTGCCGGGCCGGCTTCCAGAGCCTGGGAGACTCCTGCCAAG ctTGTCCCCCTGGCACCTTCAAGGCTGCGGTGTCCTCAGGGGactgccagccctgtcccccccacaccctgcccgccccagccgccgccgccacctGCCCGTGTGAGGACGGATTTTTCCGGGCCCCCGAAGACCCCCCGGAGCACCCCTGCACCC GGCCCCCCTCGCCCCCCCAGGCCGTCACGGCCGTGGGGTTGGGGGCCGCGGTGCAGCTGCGCTGGGCCCCCCCCGCCGACCCCGGTGGCCGCGAGGACGTCACCTACAGCGTCACCTGCGAGCAGTGCTGGCCCGAGAGCGGCGAGTGCCGGCCCTGCGACGGGGGGGTCCGGTTCTCGCAGCCCCCCCGGGGGCTCACGGGGATGGGGGTCACTGTCACCGACCTGGAGCCACACGTCAACTACACCTTCACGGTGGAGGCCCGGAACGGGGTGTCCCCCTACAGCCAGCAGCGCAGCGTGGCCAGCGCCACCATCAGCGTCAACCAGACGG AGCCCCCCCGGGTGACATCGGTGAGCCTGGACGGACGGACGGCCACCAGCCTGGTCCTGTCCTGGACGGTGCCACTGCGGCAGCAGAGCCGGGTCTGGAAGTACGAGGTCACCTACAGCAAGAAG gtgGATGAGAACAGCTACTCGGTGCTGCGCTGCGAGGGCACCTCTGTCACCCTGCCCAAGCTGTCCCCAGGCACTGCCTACGTGGTTCGGGTCCAGGCTCTCACCGCCGATGGCCAGGGGGCCTTCAGCCCCCAGCACGAGTTCGAGACCCTGCCCGAGG GTTCCGAGGCCACGGCATCGGCCGCCGTCATCACCGGCAGCGTCGCCGGCGTCGTCTTTGTCGTCCTGCTCTTGACCGCTATCCTCTACATCCTCCGGCG GAGGAGGAGGTCGCGGCCACGCCAATCCGCCGAGGATGTCTACTTCTCCAAGTCAG ACCAGCTGAAGCCCCTCAAGACCTACGTTGATCCCCACACGTACGAAGACCCCAACCAAGCCATGCTCAAGTTCACCACTGAGATCCCTCCGTCCTTCATCACCCGCCAGAAGGTCATCGGCGCCG GTGAATTTGGGGAGGTGTACAAGGGCACCCTGAAGCGCGGCAGGAAGGAGGTGCCGGTGGCCATCAAGACGTTGAAGGTGGGGTACACGGAGAAGCAGCGCGTGGACTTCCTGAGCGAGGCCACCATCATGGGACAGTTCTGCCACCACAACATCATCCGCCTCGAGGGTGTCGTCTCCAAGT ACAAGCCCTTCATGATCATCACGGAGTACATGGAGAACGGGGCGCTGGATAAATTCCTGCGG gaaaaagagGGCGAATTTGGAATCATCCAGCTGGTGGGGATGTTGAGGGGCATCGCCGCTGGCATGAAGTACTTGGCCAACATGAATTATGTCCATCGGGACCTGGCCGCCAGGAACATCCTGGTGAACAGCAACCTGGTGTGCAAAGTGTCCGATTTCGGGCTCTCGAGGGTGCTGGAAGATGACCCTGAAGCCACCTACACCACCAGC GGCGGGAAGATCCCCATCCGTTGGACAGCACCCGAAGCCATCTCCTACCGCAAGTTCACCTCCGCCAGCGACGTCTGGAGCTACGGCATCGTCATGTGGGAGGTGATGTCCTACGGCGAGCGGCCCTACTGGGAGCTCTCCAACCACGAG GTGATGAAGGCCATCAACGAGGGCTTCCGCCTCCCGGCGCCCCTGGACTGTCCCTCGGCCATCTACCAGCTGATgatgcagtgctggcagcaggagcgcTCCCGGCGCCCCAAATTCGCCGACATCGTCAGCATCCTCGACAAACTCATCCGCGCCCCCGACTCCCTCAAGGCACTGGCGGATTTCGACCCCCG GGTGTCCATCCGCCTGCCCAGCACCAGCGGCTCCGAGGGCGTCCCATTCCGCTCCGTCCCGGAGTGGCTGGAGTCCATCCGGATGCCCCAGTACACCGAGACCTTCATGGCCTCGGGCTACAGCACCATCGAGAAGGTCCTGCAGATGACCAGCGA ggACATCAAGCGGATCGGGGTGCGGCTGCCGGGGCACCAGAAGCGCATCGCCTACagcctgctggggctgcaggagcaggcgGGCGCCGGGGGGGCCCCGGGCTGA